A genomic window from Cucumis melo cultivar AY chromosome 8, USDA_Cmelo_AY_1.0, whole genome shotgun sequence includes:
- the LOC103495898 gene encoding uncharacterized protein LOC103495898 isoform X3 has translation MAIQQHSPLKLEPWNDLKGKVVMVTGASAGLGREFCLDLARAGCKIIAAARRTNRLQSLCDEINQLDFSILSSALTSPMGAVESRRAVAVELDVCANGKSIEESVTKAWDYFGFIDTLVNNAGIRGNVKSPLELSEKEWDDTMATNLKGQWLVSKYVCILMNKANRGGSIINISSISGLDRALQRGALAYITSKAALNTLTKALKVLLSLLLQIPALQNPFSFKRLFFSSFVLCAIASFDHFFLLLAIDMLVDVLALNFVICCWFWTLREVL, from the exons ATGGCAATTCAGCAACATTCACCTCTTAAGCTTGAACCATGGAATGACTTGAAAGGCAAAGTGGTGATGGTGACCGGAGCATCTGCAGGGCTTGGTCGTGAGTTCTGTCTCGATCTCGCTAGAGCTGGATGCAAAATCATCGCTGCAGCACGCCGAACCAATAGACTCCAATCTCTTTGCGATGAAATTAATCAACTCGACTTTTCAATCTTGTCATCGGCACTCACCTCCCCTATGGGTGCAGTTGAGAGCCGCCGAGCCGTGGCTGTGGAGCTTGATGTTTGTGCGAATGGAAAGAGTATTGAGGAGAGTGTAACAAAAGCTTGGGATTATTTTGGATTCATTGACACATTGGTTAACAATGCTGGTATAAGAG GGAATGTGAAGTCTCCACTTGAACTGAGTGAGAAAGAATGGGATGATACTATGGCAACAAATCTTAAAGGACAATGGTTGGTATCAAAATATGTATGCATACTCATGAACAAAGCCAATAGAGGTGGGTCAATTATCAATATTTCTTCCATTAGTGGTCTCGATAGAGCACTACAGAGGGGAGCACTTGCTTATATTACTTCAAAGGCTGCCTTAAACACTCTGACTAAG GCGCTAAAAGTTCTTCTCAGCCTTCTACTTCAAATCCCAGCACTTCAGaatccattttcattcaaaaggttgtttttctcttctttcgtACTTTGTGCTATTGCATCGTTTGATCATTTTTTCTTGCTTTTAGCCATTGATATGCTTGTGGATGTTTTAGCTTTGAATTTTGTTATTTGCTGTTGGTTTTGGACTTTGCGTGAAGTTCTGTAA
- the LOC103495898 gene encoding uncharacterized protein LOC103495898 isoform X2: MAIQQHSPLKLEPWNDLKGKVVMVTGASAGLGREFCLDLARAGCKIIAAARRTNRLQSLCDEINQLDFSILSSALTSPMGAVESRRAVAVELDVCANGKSIEESVTKAWDYFGFIDTLVNNAGIRGNVKSPLELSEKEWDDTMATNLKGQWLVSKYVCILMNKANRGGSIINISSISGLDRALQRGALAYITSKAALNTLTKVMAMELGEHNIRVNCICPGLFKSEITKDLMEKDWIKNVARRMNPLGTFGTSNPALTTTIRYLVHDSSKYVSGNIFIVDSGNSLLGVPIFSSL, translated from the exons ATGGCAATTCAGCAACATTCACCTCTTAAGCTTGAACCATGGAATGACTTGAAAGGCAAAGTGGTGATGGTGACCGGAGCATCTGCAGGGCTTGGTCGTGAGTTCTGTCTCGATCTCGCTAGAGCTGGATGCAAAATCATCGCTGCAGCACGCCGAACCAATAGACTCCAATCTCTTTGCGATGAAATTAATCAACTCGACTTTTCAATCTTGTCATCGGCACTCACCTCCCCTATGGGTGCAGTTGAGAGCCGCCGAGCCGTGGCTGTGGAGCTTGATGTTTGTGCGAATGGAAAGAGTATTGAGGAGAGTGTAACAAAAGCTTGGGATTATTTTGGATTCATTGACACATTGGTTAACAATGCTGGTATAAGAG GGAATGTGAAGTCTCCACTTGAACTGAGTGAGAAAGAATGGGATGATACTATGGCAACAAATCTTAAAGGACAATGGTTGGTATCAAAATATGTATGCATACTCATGAACAAAGCCAATAGAGGTGGGTCAATTATCAATATTTCTTCCATTAGTGGTCTCGATAGAGCACTACAGAGGGGAGCACTTGCTTATATTACTTCAAAGGCTGCCTTAAACACTCTGACTAAG GTTATGGCCATGGAATTAGGAGAACACAATATTAGAGTGAATTGTATTTGTCCTGGACTGTTTAAATCTGAAATTACAAAAGATCTTATGGAAAAAGATTGGATTAAGAATGTAGCTAGGAGAATGAACCCTTTAGGAACATTTGGAACTTCAAATCCAGCATTAACGACGACCATTCGATACTTGGTGCACGACTCTTCTAAATACGTCTCCGGTAACATTTTTATAGTCGATTCAGGAAACTCATTACTTGGTGTTCCAATCTTCTCATCCCTTTGA
- the LOC103495898 gene encoding uncharacterized protein LOC103495898 isoform X1: MAIQQHSPLKLEPWNDLKGKVVMVTGASAGLGREFCLDLARAGCKIIAAARRTNRLQSLCDEINQLDFSILSSALTSPMGAVESRRAVAVELDVCANGKSIEESVTKAWDYFGFIDTLVNNAGIRGNVKSPLELSEKEWDDTMATNLKGQWLVSKYVCILMNKANRGGSIINISSISGLDRALQRGALAYITSKAALNTLTKVMAMELGEHNIRVNCICPGLFKSEITKDLMEKDWIKNVARRMNPLGTFGTSNPALTTTIRYLVHDSSKYVSGAKSSSQPSTSNPSTSESIFIQKVVFLFFRTLCYCIV, encoded by the exons ATGGCAATTCAGCAACATTCACCTCTTAAGCTTGAACCATGGAATGACTTGAAAGGCAAAGTGGTGATGGTGACCGGAGCATCTGCAGGGCTTGGTCGTGAGTTCTGTCTCGATCTCGCTAGAGCTGGATGCAAAATCATCGCTGCAGCACGCCGAACCAATAGACTCCAATCTCTTTGCGATGAAATTAATCAACTCGACTTTTCAATCTTGTCATCGGCACTCACCTCCCCTATGGGTGCAGTTGAGAGCCGCCGAGCCGTGGCTGTGGAGCTTGATGTTTGTGCGAATGGAAAGAGTATTGAGGAGAGTGTAACAAAAGCTTGGGATTATTTTGGATTCATTGACACATTGGTTAACAATGCTGGTATAAGAG GGAATGTGAAGTCTCCACTTGAACTGAGTGAGAAAGAATGGGATGATACTATGGCAACAAATCTTAAAGGACAATGGTTGGTATCAAAATATGTATGCATACTCATGAACAAAGCCAATAGAGGTGGGTCAATTATCAATATTTCTTCCATTAGTGGTCTCGATAGAGCACTACAGAGGGGAGCACTTGCTTATATTACTTCAAAGGCTGCCTTAAACACTCTGACTAAG GTTATGGCCATGGAATTAGGAGAACACAATATTAGAGTGAATTGTATTTGTCCTGGACTGTTTAAATCTGAAATTACAAAAGATCTTATGGAAAAAGATTGGATTAAGAATGTAGCTAGGAGAATGAACCCTTTAGGAACATTTGGAACTTCAAATCCAGCATTAACGACGACCATTCGATACTTGGTGCACGACTCTTCTAAATACGTCTCCG GCGCTAAAAGTTCTTCTCAGCCTTCTACTTCAAATCCCAGCACTTCAGaatccattttcattcaaaaggttgtttttctcttctttcgtACTTTGTGCTATTGCATCGTTTGA